CGCCCAGGCTCTTCTTCACCATGAGCCCCTGGCCGTCGTAAAACAGGACCGCGGTGAAATCCACGCCCTGCTTGCTGTCGCGCTTCATGGTCCAGGTGGTGCCACGGGACAGGTCCACCTGGCCGGAGGATACGGCCACGACCTTCTGCTTGGAAGCCAGCGGAACGAACTTGATGGCTTCGGGGTCCTTCAGCACGGCAGCGGCCACGGCGCGGCCCATGTCCACGTCGAAACCGGCCCAGCGGCCGTTGGAATCCGGCGCGGAAAAACCGGCCACGCCTTCGCTGACACCCAGAATGAGCTGGCCGTCCTTCTGTACTTTTTCCAGAGTGCCTGCCATGGCGCTGGTGCACACGAAAGCAAGCATGACCACTGCCAGAAACAGTTTGCCGATAGTTTTCATCCTCTCTCCTTGGATAATGCGACCGCTTTAAAACTGGCCGCAATGTTACGGGAATGTTACAGAGGTCTTGCAAACATGAGACGGGGTGTCAATGAAGTGCGCGATAAAATTCCGCGCACGGAGGTCAAGGTCTTGGAATTCAGCCGCGAAATGCACGAAGCCGGGAAAGCGGTCTTGGTGGCAGAAAAGTCAAAAGCAGGCTCGACTCATTTCCTTCCCGATCCCATTTGCTATGGCTAACAAACTTAGGACAAGGCCGCCTCCAACGCATTGACCTGATCATCAAACTTCTTTGTATTGGACTTCTTGAGTTGTGCCAGATTTTGCAACTTCCAGCGAATGCCGGGAAGATGCTCAAGATGGGAAATACCAAGCAACTCCCACTCGGGTGCGCCTCTAACCAGCGAAAGAAGAAATCGCCGTTCGTTGCCGTCCAGCCCCTGCTGAAGTTCGTGCATCAGGCGCACGCGGGTCGCGAGCAATGCCTCCAGAGGCACCGGCATCGCGGTCATGCCTAGGAAGTTATGCGTGTAATCATGTCTGATGTCTCGCAATGCAGGGAACAACACCTCGTGAATCGGACGGTTACTGCTGGCCAAGTAGATGACGAATGCGCGCCTGATGTCTGGCGTGATGCCCTCGTTCTCAAAAAGCTGCATCACGTCAAACAGGTCGCGGGGGTGCTGGCGGTCCAGCGCCGCTACCAGTTTACCGCCGTAGACATCTTCCAGCGATGCTACCGGGATGTTCAGATCGCCCAGCAGGAGATCTTGAGCCACACGCGTGAGCGAAGCGTTGCGTACTGGTTGCACCGTGCCACGCAACACAAAATTGGCTTCGACCTTGACCACGATTCGATCACGACGCACCAAAAGCTTGGTCACTCCCCCAACCTTTGCCGGTGCGTGTATCTGAAAGCCCCGTCTTTCGAGTCGCGCCTCAGCCTGCCGCATGGCGTCATCAATCCGTTCCATGGCCTGCTCACGCGGCAACGTGTGATCAGGAAATACCAGATCAAGGTCCACAGACAGGCGCGGCATGTCACGCATAAAAAGATTGATCGCCGTACCGCCCTTCAACGCGAAGGTATCATCCGCGAAGACCAATGGAGCTACCTGGATCAACAGACGCGCAGTATCAAGATAGATTTGGTTCATGGCTTGAGCACCAGCAGGCCTTCGGCCGATTTGGACACCCACGGTCGATTGCTTCCTGTGGGCAACGTTTCCGGATCGAGCTTGGCGGCCCAGGGGAGCACGCCTTCACGTCCGAGTTGAATACACAACCGTACTGTCTTGACGCTCCTGCAATGTCGGATCAGATCGCGAAGCACATCGGCACGCATGCTGTATGAACTCTCGACGAGTTCACGAGCTTCCTGCAATGGCTGACGCACTCCGACATCGCTCAGCATTTCCAGCAGGGCGCGTTCCGGCTCCGAGGCCTGCGGCTCTCCGCTGCGCCTCTCAAAGGGGCCGACATGCCGCATTGCATCTGGACTTTCATCAAACAGGCGCTTGCGGTGATACTCGGCCGGAAAACGCTCTGTGAACCACTCGGGCAGTTGCCCGGCTTCCCAGCCGAAAAGGTGCAACACGGGCTGCTGCTGCACGAACTGGCGCAGACCGTACCAATCGAGTGCCGACTTGCCACCGACATGCAGACCTTTGAGCCTGCGCTCAAGCAACAACAAGCAGGGTTGCAGGGCCAGCGTATCATTCGGACGGCAGAACACCCCACGCATCAGACGGGTGAGCCAGCCGGCGCGTACATAGTGCACGGCCAAGTCAGCCGAAATGCCTAAGCCCGTCAATTCCTCGGAGGTTATTGGCGCACCTGGCTGCAGCCGTGTGCAGAGCCTCTTTAGTTTGTTCCTTTCAATCGTAGCCATATGCCGACTCATGCATATTTTTGAAACAAATGTCAATTTAATAAATTTTTAATAGTCGTAGCTTAAGTACGATAAATAGTATTTTTTAAAATAAATGTTGGCGGAAAAAGGGAGCAATGCATCCTGCTTACGCTTGTATTCTGGGGACTTTCCAAAAAAATTCAAGATTCAAGATGCGACCCCGAATTTCCCGGAGAAGGAGGCCTATCCCATCAAGACGGACCCCACGCAAATGATGAACATCCATTCTTCTCAAGGCCCCTTGGGCGAGGCATGCACGCTTTGGGATGATTCATATTGCACAAATAAGCATAAAGACTTATATATGATGTATGTCACCCAAGAAAACGTCCGCCCACGACCTGCCGGGGAGCCCTGCCGCCAATCTTGAGCGCCTGGGGCGCAACATTCGCGCCGCCCGGAAGCTGCGGGCCTTAAGCATGCAAGATCTGGCCGCGCGCACCATGACCACGCGCGAGACCATCCGCCGCCTGGAAAACGGGCACCCTGGGGTGTCCCTCGGAGTGCTGGCCCATGTCCTGTGGGTGCTACAGCTCGATGACCAGCTTGGCGGCATGGCGTCCCTGGAATCCGACCCCGTAGGCAGGGCCATGGCCGTGAGCAGGCTGCCGCGGCGCGTCACA
This DNA window, taken from Desulfomicrobium sp. ZS1, encodes the following:
- a CDS encoding nucleotidyl transferase AbiEii/AbiGii toxin family protein, whose product is MNQIYLDTARLLIQVAPLVFADDTFALKGGTAINLFMRDMPRLSVDLDLVFPDHTLPREQAMERIDDAMRQAEARLERRGFQIHAPAKVGGVTKLLVRRDRIVVKVEANFVLRGTVQPVRNASLTRVAQDLLLGDLNIPVASLEDVYGGKLVAALDRQHPRDLFDVMQLFENEGITPDIRRAFVIYLASSNRPIHEVLFPALRDIRHDYTHNFLGMTAMPVPLEALLATRVRLMHELQQGLDGNERRFLLSLVRGAPEWELLGISHLEHLPGIRWKLQNLAQLKKSNTKKFDDQVNALEAALS
- a CDS encoding type IV toxin-antitoxin system AbiEi family antitoxin domain-containing protein — translated: MSRHMATIERNKLKRLCTRLQPGAPITSEELTGLGISADLAVHYVRAGWLTRLMRGVFCRPNDTLALQPCLLLLERRLKGLHVGGKSALDWYGLRQFVQQQPVLHLFGWEAGQLPEWFTERFPAEYHRKRLFDESPDAMRHVGPFERRSGEPQASEPERALLEMLSDVGVRQPLQEARELVESSYSMRADVLRDLIRHCRSVKTVRLCIQLGREGVLPWAAKLDPETLPTGSNRPWVSKSAEGLLVLKP
- a CDS encoding helix-turn-helix domain-containing protein, whose translation is MSPKKTSAHDLPGSPAANLERLGRNIRAARKLRALSMQDLAARTMTTRETIRRLENGHPGVSLGVLAHVLWVLQLDDQLGGMASLESDPVGRAMAVSRLPRRVTTEVSYDLDF